A region from the Rufibacter sp. DG15C genome encodes:
- a CDS encoding PAS domain-containing protein, whose product MTDFSTSPKPTASFNEALSFQKIFEAQNNPILVLSPSLKILGCTEAYLKETLLTREQLLGKSVFDAFPDNPEAGESLSSVKLRASLQQVLASKQAHQMEVTRYDIPDPNHSASFIERYWSILNTPILDERGEVLYILNEATNVTEAEKSKKNLLESEEREKVALAEVEQQRLRLERLFAQAPAAMAVLEGPNLEFKEINDAYQQLFPGRKLLGLALFEALSELKGQPIEEIVQHVITTGETFEGKEILIPVARYKDQPVEDIYWNFIYQALYDAQGKINGMFIFALDVTPFVEARQQVEKSAEDLKALNLELEARVERRTQEVQKAQADAERQRQRFERLFMDAPTAICILAGPNLVYELVNPVYAGLFPDRELLGKPILEALPEIGHNKAYETFSEVYRTGITHEEPELLIPFTSPHGFLEDRYFRYIQQARTNEEGIVDGVLVFAIEVTEQVAARKAVEENANNLRLITDSLPVLIGYLDRDRVYRFTNKAYEAWFPIKSEDLLGRRVQDVVGEKAYNNTKGYMDRALAGERLSFEATMPYREDFVKHIKTDYVPDVRGGEVVGFYTLVTDVTDQVEARLKIETSAQQASAIAVELAAANEDLRLANLDLADANQQLTHTNKDLDNFIYTASHDLKAPISNIEMLLRELQVELPQESLKGHEVKAIIKMMQNSIDRFKKSIASLTEITKLQKDHDQAAQTVNLQEVVQEVQLDMQQIILASGAKVESTIRNDAMVSFSEKNLRSVVYNLLSNAIKYRHPDRNPLVKISCQPEEDYVVLVIQDNGLGINPKQKTKLFTMFSRFHDHVEGSGIGLYMVKRILDNAQGKIEVESTVGEGTTIKVYLKRAE is encoded by the coding sequence ATGACTGATTTCTCCACTTCCCCCAAACCTACAGCTTCTTTTAATGAGGCGCTTTCGTTTCAGAAGATTTTTGAGGCACAAAACAACCCTATTCTTGTGCTCTCGCCTTCTTTGAAAATATTAGGGTGTACTGAAGCTTATTTAAAAGAAACGCTTCTAACCAGGGAGCAACTGCTCGGGAAAAGTGTGTTTGACGCTTTTCCAGACAATCCAGAAGCCGGCGAGTCTCTCTCTTCAGTAAAGCTGAGAGCTTCTTTGCAACAGGTGCTGGCTAGTAAACAGGCCCACCAGATGGAGGTGACGCGGTATGACATCCCAGATCCCAACCACTCGGCCTCTTTTATAGAACGGTATTGGTCTATCCTCAACACGCCTATTTTAGACGAAAGGGGAGAGGTGCTTTATATTTTGAACGAGGCCACCAACGTCACAGAGGCGGAGAAATCTAAAAAGAACCTACTGGAGAGCGAAGAAAGGGAAAAAGTAGCCTTGGCCGAGGTAGAACAGCAACGCCTTCGGTTAGAGCGCCTGTTTGCCCAGGCACCGGCGGCCATGGCCGTTCTGGAAGGTCCAAATCTTGAATTCAAGGAAATCAATGACGCGTATCAGCAGTTGTTTCCGGGACGCAAATTACTGGGTCTAGCCTTGTTTGAAGCTCTTTCAGAGCTAAAGGGCCAGCCCATAGAAGAAATTGTGCAGCACGTCATCACTACCGGTGAGACGTTTGAAGGCAAGGAGATTTTGATACCCGTAGCCCGTTACAAAGACCAACCGGTAGAGGACATTTACTGGAACTTCATCTACCAGGCCCTTTATGACGCCCAAGGCAAGATCAACGGCATGTTCATTTTTGCCTTGGATGTAACGCCTTTTGTAGAAGCCCGCCAACAAGTAGAGAAAAGCGCCGAGGACCTGAAAGCCCTTAACCTGGAACTGGAGGCCCGGGTAGAAAGACGCACCCAGGAGGTGCAAAAAGCCCAGGCCGATGCGGAGCGCCAACGCCAGCGCTTTGAAAGGCTCTTTATGGATGCGCCCACGGCCATCTGCATACTGGCTGGCCCCAACTTGGTGTATGAACTGGTAAACCCCGTGTACGCAGGCCTTTTCCCCGACAGGGAGCTTCTGGGCAAGCCCATTTTAGAGGCCTTGCCAGAGATTGGACATAACAAGGCGTATGAGACCTTCTCAGAAGTGTATAGAACGGGTATCACCCATGAAGAGCCAGAATTGCTCATTCCCTTCACCTCGCCCCATGGCTTCTTAGAGGACAGGTACTTCAGGTACATTCAACAAGCCAGAACCAACGAAGAAGGCATAGTAGACGGCGTTCTGGTCTTCGCTATTGAGGTGACAGAGCAGGTGGCGGCACGCAAAGCCGTAGAAGAAAACGCCAACAACCTGCGGCTCATCACAGATTCTTTGCCGGTCCTCATTGGGTACCTGGACCGGGACCGGGTTTACCGTTTCACTAACAAAGCCTATGAAGCGTGGTTTCCTATCAAGTCTGAAGATTTGCTGGGCCGCCGGGTGCAGGACGTGGTGGGTGAAAAAGCCTACAATAACACCAAAGGCTACATGGACCGCGCCCTGGCCGGAGAGCGCCTTAGCTTTGAGGCCACCATGCCCTACCGCGAAGATTTTGTCAAGCATATAAAGACAGACTATGTGCCAGACGTAAGAGGCGGCGAAGTGGTAGGTTTCTATACCTTGGTCACGGACGTAACCGACCAGGTAGAGGCTCGCTTAAAAATAGAGACCAGCGCCCAACAGGCCAGCGCCATTGCCGTTGAACTGGCCGCCGCCAATGAAGACCTGCGCCTGGCCAACCTGGACCTGGCCGACGCCAACCAACAGCTTACCCACACCAACAAAGACCTGGATAATTTTATCTATACCGCGTCACATGACTTGAAAGCACCTATTTCTAACATAGAGATGCTGCTGAGAGAATTGCAGGTAGAACTACCCCAGGAAAGTTTGAAGGGCCATGAAGTCAAAGCCATCATTAAGATGATGCAAAACTCCATTGACCGCTTCAAGAAGTCCATTGCCAGCCTCACCGAAATCACCAAGCTACAGAAAGACCACGACCAGGCGGCCCAAACCGTAAACCTGCAGGAGGTAGTGCAGGAAGTGCAGCTAGACATGCAGCAAATCATTCTTGCTTCGGGCGCCAAGGTAGAATCCACCATCCGGAACGATGCCATGGTGTCCTTCTCAGAGAAAAACCTGCGCAGCGTGGTCTACAACCTGCTTTCTAACGCCATCAAATACCGGCACCCAGACAGAAACCCGCTGGTAAAGATCAGTTGCCAGCCAGAAGAGGACTATGTGGTGCTGGTCATACAAGACAATGGCCTAGGCATCAACCCTAAACAGAAAACTAAGCTGTTTACCATGTTCAGTCGGTTCCATGACCACGTAGAAGGTTCTGGAATTGGCCTCTACATGGTGAAAAGAATCTTAGACAATGCCCAGGGAAAGATTGAAGTGGAGAGCACCGTGGGGGAAGGTACAACCATTAAAGTGTACCTCAAGAGAGCCGAGTAA
- the nfi gene encoding deoxyribonuclease V (cleaves DNA at apurinic or apyrimidinic sites) codes for MAWYAQYPTPDPIIVKELTAKQEELRQQVILQKPDFELKWLAGCDSSFIGENILSVFVLLKYPSLELVEKVYHYGPVELPYIPGFLAFRETPNLLKAYEKLVQKPDLIMVDGHGIAHPRRLGIASQLGVLLNKPTMGVAKKVLTGKYDEPTPVKGSSFPLMSKQEQIGTVIVTKDKVKPVFVSPGHLMDLETATALTLETAIKHKLPEPTRLADYYAEVFKAEVR; via the coding sequence ATGGCTTGGTACGCACAATATCCCACACCAGATCCAATCATCGTCAAAGAACTCACGGCCAAGCAGGAAGAGCTGCGGCAACAGGTGATTCTTCAAAAACCAGACTTTGAACTGAAGTGGCTGGCCGGCTGTGACTCGTCGTTCATTGGCGAGAATATCTTGTCGGTGTTTGTGTTGCTGAAGTATCCCAGTTTGGAGTTGGTGGAGAAGGTGTACCATTACGGCCCGGTGGAACTGCCCTACATTCCGGGGTTTCTGGCCTTTAGGGAAACGCCCAATCTGCTCAAAGCCTACGAGAAACTAGTACAGAAACCCGACCTGATCATGGTAGACGGTCACGGCATTGCGCACCCGCGGCGCCTGGGCATTGCCAGCCAGCTGGGCGTCTTGCTCAACAAACCCACCATGGGTGTGGCCAAGAAAGTGCTCACCGGCAAATATGACGAACCCACCCCCGTCAAAGGCAGCTCATTTCCGCTCATGAGCAAACAGGAGCAGATAGGAACCGTCATTGTGACCAAAGACAAAGTGAAACCCGTGTTCGTCTCTCCGGGTCATTTGATGGATTTGGAGACCGCTACCGCCCTCACCTTAGAAACCGCCATCAAACACAAACTCCCAGAACCCACCCGCCTGGCAGACTACTACGCCGAAGTCTTTAAAGCCGAAGTCCGATAA
- a CDS encoding Crp/Fnr family transcriptional regulator, with product MYFLEQGCLRGYYNLDGKEITYWFGFEDNFVTSFYSFISRKPAVENIQALEDSTLWSISSEALHQLFDAHHDLERLVRIINEQYYIRLEERFMAMQFKTAKERYEQLLENSPHILHRISLGQTASYLGISQETLSRIRSQV from the coding sequence TTGTATTTCCTTGAGCAAGGTTGTTTGCGAGGGTATTATAACCTAGACGGGAAAGAGATTACCTATTGGTTTGGCTTCGAGGATAATTTTGTCACCTCCTTTTACAGCTTTATTTCTAGAAAGCCAGCGGTAGAAAACATACAGGCTTTAGAGGATTCTACTTTGTGGAGCATTAGTTCTGAAGCATTGCACCAGTTGTTTGATGCGCATCATGACCTAGAGCGACTTGTCCGCATTATCAATGAGCAGTACTACATACGGCTGGAAGAGCGGTTTATGGCCATGCAGTTTAAAACGGCTAAAGAGCGCTATGAACAGCTACTAGAAAACTCGCCACACATTCTTCACAGAATCTCGCTTGGGCAAACGGCTTCTTACCTGGGTATTAGTCAGGAAACGCTGAGCAGAATAAGAAGCCAGGTATAG
- a CDS encoding NADP-dependent isocitrate dehydrogenase produces MANTSKIIYTITDEAPALATHSFLPIVKAFTKAAGIEVETRDISLAGRILATFPENLSAEQKQSDDLAELGELAKTPEANIIKLPNISASVPQLTQAIKELQSQGYNIPDYPADPKTDAEKEIKTRYGKVLGSAVNPVLREGNSDRRVADAVKQYARKHPHSMGAWTADSKSHVAHMTDGDFYGTEQSVTMDQATEVKIEFVSADGTTTTLKDKLALKAGEVIDSSVMSKKALRAFYEKEIADAKASGILLSLHLKATMMKVSDPIMFGHAVTVFFKDVFTKHAETFKQIGVNPDNGLGDLYNKIQTLPADQKSQIEADLKTAIENGPALAMVDSDKGITNLHFPNDVIIDASMPAAIRTSGKMWGADGKAHDAKFMIPDRNYAGIYQEVIDFCKENGAFDPKTMGTVPNIGLMAQKAEEYGSHDKTFQITASGTVRVVDASGKAVMEHKVEEGDIWRMCQTKDLPIQDWVKLAVTRARITGAPAIFWLDPKRAHDANLIKKVNQYLKDHDTNGLEIKIMSPVEAMRYSCERAVAGKDTISVTGNVLRDYLTDLFPIIELGTSAKMLSIVPLLDGGGLFETGAGGSAPKHVQQFAEENYLRWDSLGEFLALAVSLEDLAYKTKNDKAAVLAEALNQANAEFLEKDKSPARKVGGIDNRGSHFYLALYWAQALAEQTKNEELKTRFTDLAKGLTENEDKIVQEQIAAQGKPVDMGGYFHPDTAKVAEAMRPSATLNSFLDQF; encoded by the coding sequence ATGGCAAACACATCAAAAATCATTTATACCATCACAGATGAGGCGCCGGCCCTGGCCACGCACTCGTTCCTGCCCATTGTAAAGGCGTTCACCAAAGCGGCCGGCATTGAGGTAGAAACCAGAGATATCTCCCTGGCGGGCCGTATTCTGGCTACCTTCCCAGAGAACCTTTCCGCAGAGCAAAAGCAGTCTGATGACCTGGCAGAGCTGGGCGAACTGGCCAAAACCCCAGAAGCCAACATCATCAAATTGCCTAACATCTCGGCCTCTGTACCGCAGTTGACGCAGGCCATTAAAGAATTGCAGAGCCAAGGCTATAACATTCCAGATTACCCGGCAGACCCGAAGACCGACGCCGAGAAGGAAATCAAAACCCGCTACGGCAAAGTGTTGGGCAGTGCCGTGAACCCGGTCCTGCGCGAAGGAAACTCTGACCGCCGCGTAGCCGATGCCGTGAAACAGTACGCCCGCAAGCACCCGCACTCCATGGGTGCCTGGACGGCAGACTCAAAATCACACGTGGCCCACATGACCGATGGTGATTTCTATGGCACTGAGCAGTCTGTGACCATGGACCAAGCCACCGAGGTGAAGATTGAGTTTGTTTCTGCTGACGGAACCACCACTACCCTAAAAGACAAACTGGCCCTGAAAGCCGGCGAAGTGATTGACTCATCCGTGATGAGCAAGAAAGCCCTGCGCGCCTTCTATGAGAAAGAGATTGCAGATGCCAAGGCATCTGGTATTCTGTTGTCATTGCACTTAAAAGCCACCATGATGAAGGTCTCTGACCCTATTATGTTTGGCCATGCCGTGACCGTGTTCTTCAAGGATGTATTCACCAAGCACGCAGAGACCTTCAAGCAAATTGGTGTAAACCCAGACAACGGTTTAGGCGACCTGTACAACAAAATCCAGACCCTGCCGGCAGACCAGAAATCCCAGATTGAGGCTGACTTGAAAACGGCCATAGAGAACGGCCCGGCCCTGGCCATGGTAGACTCAGACAAAGGCATTACTAACCTGCACTTCCCTAATGACGTGATTATTGACGCCTCTATGCCGGCGGCCATTAGAACGTCTGGCAAGATGTGGGGCGCAGACGGCAAAGCCCATGACGCTAAGTTCATGATACCAGACCGCAACTACGCGGGCATCTACCAAGAGGTGATTGACTTCTGCAAAGAGAACGGCGCCTTTGACCCTAAAACCATGGGCACCGTGCCTAACATTGGCTTAATGGCCCAGAAAGCCGAAGAATACGGCTCACATGACAAGACCTTCCAAATCACGGCCAGCGGTACTGTGCGCGTGGTAGATGCCTCGGGCAAAGCGGTAATGGAGCACAAAGTAGAGGAAGGCGATATCTGGAGAATGTGCCAGACCAAAGACCTGCCTATTCAGGACTGGGTGAAACTGGCCGTGACCCGTGCCCGCATCACCGGCGCGCCTGCCATCTTCTGGCTAGACCCGAAGCGTGCGCATGACGCCAACCTGATTAAGAAGGTAAACCAGTACCTGAAAGACCATGACACCAACGGCCTGGAGATTAAAATTATGTCTCCGGTAGAAGCTATGCGTTACTCATGTGAGCGCGCGGTTGCCGGTAAAGACACCATCTCTGTAACGGGTAACGTACTGCGTGACTACCTCACAGACTTGTTCCCGATTATTGAATTAGGTACTAGCGCCAAAATGCTTTCTATTGTGCCCTTGCTAGACGGTGGCGGGCTGTTTGAAACCGGTGCCGGCGGGTCTGCCCCTAAGCACGTACAGCAGTTCGCTGAGGAAAACTACCTGCGTTGGGATTCACTGGGTGAGTTCCTGGCCCTGGCCGTTTCTCTGGAAGACCTGGCCTACAAAACCAAGAACGACAAAGCCGCGGTACTAGCCGAAGCCTTGAACCAAGCCAACGCCGAGTTCCTGGAGAAAGACAAGTCACCGGCCCGTAAAGTAGGTGGCATTGACAACCGCGGAAGCCACTTCTACCTGGCGCTTTACTGGGCTCAGGCCCTGGCCGAGCAAACCAAGAACGAGGAGCTGAAAACCCGTTTCACGGACTTGGCCAAAGGCTTAACGGAGAACGAAGACAAGATTGTACAGGAGCAGATTGCGGCCCAAGGCAAACCCGTAGACATGGGCGGTTACTTCCACCCAGACACGGCCAAAGTTGCCGAAGCCATGCGCCCAAGCGCCACGTTGAACTCTTTCTTAGACCAGTTCTAG
- a CDS encoding prohibitin family protein — translation MNRRILTAILTGVAILIFSITATQSCTRVDAGHEGILVKMYGTEKGVQDVSLVTGRVWYNPFTEEVYEFPTYIQTQDYDAFTVNAKDGSVFTVDPTISFYVKAGASPQIFKKYRKDIGEIAKTTLLNYVKDAFRIRLNQYSTEEIISKRQQFEAEVQTTLDQALQQDGFKLEQMTSGLTYPEEIVRAVNLKNRAVQQAMQVENELKVAEAQARKKIVEAQAEAEANRLRQQTLTPLLIQQQFIEKWNGSTPLYGNSPVFFKNVQ, via the coding sequence ATGAACCGCCGCATACTGACTGCTATTCTAACAGGGGTAGCCATTTTGATTTTTTCCATCACCGCTACCCAATCCTGTACCCGCGTAGACGCCGGGCATGAGGGCATCCTGGTAAAAATGTACGGCACCGAGAAAGGCGTGCAAGACGTGTCTCTGGTGACGGGCCGTGTGTGGTACAATCCCTTCACAGAGGAAGTCTACGAGTTTCCGACTTACATCCAGACGCAGGACTATGACGCGTTCACGGTCAATGCCAAGGACGGTTCTGTGTTCACGGTAGACCCCACCATCTCCTTTTATGTGAAGGCGGGTGCCTCCCCGCAGATTTTCAAGAAGTACCGCAAAGACATAGGCGAGATTGCCAAGACCACCTTGCTTAACTATGTGAAAGACGCGTTCAGGATACGGTTGAACCAATACAGCACCGAGGAGATCATCTCCAAGCGCCAGCAGTTTGAAGCCGAAGTGCAAACCACCCTGGACCAAGCCCTGCAACAGGACGGGTTCAAGCTGGAGCAGATGACCAGCGGCCTCACGTACCCCGAGGAGATTGTGCGTGCCGTGAACCTCAAGAACCGCGCGGTGCAACAGGCCATGCAGGTGGAGAACGAATTGAAAGTAGCCGAGGCCCAGGCCCGCAAAAAGATTGTAGAAGCCCAGGCCGAGGCGGAGGCTAACCGCCTGCGCCAGCAGACCTTGACGCCCTTGCTCATTCAGCAGCAGTTCATAGAAAAATGGAACGGGTCCACGCCTTTGTACGGCAACTCGCCCGTCTTCTTTAAGAACGTGCAATAG
- the yiaA gene encoding inner membrane protein YiaA, protein MNQKPSNVFAAASYFVLLTGISAYIIGLWNADMMLNEKGYYFTILMYGLFSAISLQKSVRDQLDGIPVSSMYYGIAWFSTIVSLVLLTVGLWNADLFLSEKGFYGMSFLLSLFAAITVQKNTRDSLAIEAPANHKVEVY, encoded by the coding sequence ATGAATCAGAAACCATCCAACGTATTTGCCGCAGCCTCTTATTTTGTTCTACTTACTGGTATCAGTGCCTACATCATTGGGCTATGGAACGCCGACATGATGCTGAATGAAAAAGGGTATTACTTTACCATTCTCATGTATGGTTTGTTCTCAGCCATCTCTCTGCAAAAAAGCGTGCGTGACCAATTAGATGGTATTCCTGTTTCTAGTATGTATTATGGGATTGCCTGGTTTTCTACCATCGTGTCGCTAGTGCTTCTCACCGTAGGGCTTTGGAACGCAGATTTATTTCTGAGCGAGAAAGGCTTTTACGGGATGTCCTTTCTATTGAGCCTCTTCGCGGCGATAACCGTTCAGAAAAATACCAGAGACAGCCTAGCAATTGAAGCGCCAGCTAATCATAAGGTGGAGGTTTATTAA